The Halomonas sp. KG2 genome segment CCCGTAGTCGAAAATCTGATCATGTGAAATCGAGTAGGTCGGGGCACGAGAAACCTTGACTGAAGACGGGGGGACCATCCTCCAAGGCTAAATACTCCTGGCTGACCGATAGTGAACCAGTACCGTGAGGGAAAGGCGAAAAGAACCCCGGAGAGGGGAGTGAAATAGATCCTGAAACCGTGTGCGTACAAGCAGTAGGAGCAGACTTGTTCTGTGACTGCGTACCTTTTGTATAATGGGTCAGCGACTTATATTCAGTGGCGAGGTTAACCGTTTAGGGGAGCCGTAGGGAAACCGAGTCTTAACTGGGCGACACAGTCGCTGGATATAGACCCGAAACCGAGCGATCTATCCATGAGCAGGTTGAAGATTGAGTAACATCAATTGGAGGACCGAACCAGGATCTGTTGAAAAAGATTTGGATGACTTGTGGATCGGAGTGAAAGGCTAATCAAGCTCGGAGATAGCTGGTTCTCCTCGAAAGCTATTTAGGTAGCGCCTCACGTATCACCGCCGGGGGTAGAGCACTGTTTCGGCTAGGGGGTCATCCCGACTTACCAACCCGAGGCAAACTCCGAATACCGGTGAGTGCAAGCGTGGGAGACACACGGCGGGTGCTAACGTCCGTCGTGAAAAGGGAAACAACCCAGACCGTCAGCTAAGGTCCCGAAATCCTGGTTAAGTGGGAAACGATGTGGGAAGGCTCAGACAGCTAGGAGGTTGGCTTAGAAGCAGCCATCCTTTAAAGAAAGCGTAATAGCTCACTAGTCGAGTCGGCCTGCGCGGAAGATGTAACGGGGCTAAACCAGGTACCGAAGCTACGGGTTCACACTATGTGTGAGCGGTAGAGGAGCGTCGTGTAAGCCAATGAAGGTGGATTGAGAAGTCTGCTGGAGGTATCACGAGTGCGAATGCTGACATGAGTAACGATAAAGGGAGTGAAAAACTCCCTCGCCGGAAGACCAAGGGTTTCTGTTCGACGCTAATCGGAGCAGAGTGAGTCGGCCCCTAAGGCGAGGCCGAAAGGCGTAGTCGATGGGAAACAGGTCAATATTCCTGTACCGGACATGATTGCGATGGGGGGACGGAGAAGGCTAGGTGAGCCAGGCGTTGGTTGTCCTGGTGAAAGTGAGTAGGCTTGGGTCTTAGGTAAATCCGGGACCCTTTAAGGCCGAGACACGAAACGAACTGACTACGGTCAGGAAGTCATTGATGCCACGCTTCCAGGAAAAGCCTCTAAGCTTCAGATCATGTGCGACCGTACCCCAAACCGACACAGGTGGTCAGGGTGAGAATCCCAAGGCGCTTGAGAGAACTCGGGTGAAGGAACTAGGCAAAATGGTGCCGTAACTTCGGGAGAAGGCACGCCGGCGTAGGGTGACGAGACTTGCTCTCTAAGCCCGAACCGGTCGAAGATACCAGGTGGCTGCAACTGTTTAGTAAAAACACAGCACTCTGCTAACGCGCAAGCGGACGTATAGGGTGTGACGCCTGCCCGGTGCCGGAAGGTTAAATGATGGTGTTAGGATTCGTCCGAAGCTCTTGATTGAAGCCCCGGTAAACGGCGGCCGTAACTATAACGGTCCTAAGGTAGCGAAATTCCTTGTCGGGTAAGTTCCGACCTGCACGAATGGCGTAATGATGGCCACGCTGTCTCCACCCGAGACTCAGTGAAATTGAAATCGCCGTGAAGATGCGGTGTACCCGCGGCTAGACGGAAAGACCCCGTGAACCTTTACTATAGCTTCACACTGGACGCTGATGTTGCCTGTGTAGGATAGCTGGGAGGCTTTGAATCTCGGACGCCAGTTCGAGGGGAGCCAACCTTGAAATACCAGCCTGGCATCATTGGCGTTCTCACTCAGGTCCGTTATCCGGATCGAGGACAGTGTGTGGTGGGTAGTTTGACTGGGGCGGTCTCCTCCCAAAGAGTAACGGAGGAGCACGAAGGTACCCTCAGCACGGTCGGACATCGTGCAGTGAGTGCAAGAGCATAAGGGTGCTTGACTGCGAGACAGACACGTCGAGCAGGTGCGAAAGCAGGTTCTAGTGATCCGGTGGTTCTGTATGGAAGGGCCATCGCTCAACGGATAAAAGGTACTCCGGGGATAACAGGCTGATACCGCCCAAGAGTTCACATCGACGGCGGTGTTTGGCACCTCGATGTCGGCTCATCACATCCTGGGGCTGAAGTCGGTCCCAAGGGTATGGCTGTTCGCCATTTAAAGTGGTACGCGAGCTGGGTTTAGAACGTCGTGAGACAGTTCGGTCCCTATCTGCCGTGGGCGTTGGATGTTTGAGAAGGGCTGCTCCTAGTACGAGAGGACCGGAGTGGACGCACCTCTGGTGTTCCGGTTGTCACGCCAGTGGCATTGCCGGGTAGCTATGTGCGGACGGGATAACCGCTGAAAGCATCTAAGCGGGAAGCCCCCTTCAAGATGAGACATCCCTGAGGCCTAGAGCCTCCTGAAGGGCCCAGCGAGACCAGCTGGTTGATAGGCACGGTGTGGAAGCGCTGCAAGGCGTTGAGCTAACGTGTACTAATGGCCCGTGAGGCTTGACCCTATAACACCCAAGGGGTCTGGTCGCAGTGATAACGAAAACCGGATACGCGCTTCCTGTCGGTGACAGGAGACGAGAGACGCCACAAAACACATCAGCATGATATGCATTACAAGTTACGCCTGACGACCATAGCACGCGTGAACCACCTGATCCCATGCCGAACTCAGAAGTGAAACCGCTTAGCGCCGATGGTAGTGTGGGGTCTCCCCATGCGAGAGTAGGTCATCGTCAGGCACTTATTAAGAAAAAATCCCCCAGGGCTTACGCCTTGGGGGATTTTTTTTTGCCTGGCATTTACCATTCGATAGGCTTGCCAGCCCAATCCCAGAAGCTGCCAGTATCTTCGGGGGTGCGTTTAGACATTACTTCCAATAGCTGTTTAGCGACGAAATCAGGTGTAAATAGCTTTTCGCTGGGAACGCTGGCTTGGAAAGGCTTCGAAAGCGATGTATCGGTGGTGCCAGGGTGTAGGCACAGCACAATAGATTGTTTATTAAGCCGCGTTAGTTCGATGGAAAGTGTCTTCATCAGCATGTTGTGCGCTGCTTTACTAGCCCGATAGCTGTACCAGCCGCCATGCCCGTTATCGCCAATGGATCCAACGCGCGCCGACAAGCTGGCGATGATAGCCGGATGTTTGCCTTGCAGCGATGGCTTAAGTGCGGCAATCAGTAGAGCAGGCGTGGCGGCATTAACATGCATAACATGGGCGAATGATGCTTCATCTAACTGCTCTAGGCGTTTTTCAGGCTGCACATTACGCGAGTCATCATGCAGCGTGCCAATCGCATTGAACAACAGATGTACCGGGCGTCCGTTTAACTGTTGGCGAAGAGCTTCACGCCCTGATTGTGTAGTGATATCGGCGTTTACCGTCTCAACGGATGCGTCTTGAAAAGATGGATCTTGAGAGGCAAGAGGTGAACGACTTACGGCAACGACATTACCCACATGGGTATCGGCAAGCAGCTGCTTAATAATAGCGTTACCTATGCCGCCATTGGCACCGGTGATGACAGCGGTGAAGTTATCTGGAAGATGGGCAAGCATCCGTTCGGCTCCACTTATGAACATTAATATTCACATTGAAGCTGCTTGTACAGTTTTTGTCTATGGCTGTGTGGAAGTGCTGGTCAAGAAGTACTGGGCAAGAAGTGCTAGGCAGACGCGTTAAAGCGGCCTGGTTGGGCATTATTGCGCCCATTTGGTTTGTAGAGGGTTTTTTCAGCAATTTGGCGGATGTAATCCAGCATTTCCTGATTATGCTTCATTCTAAGCGATAGCATTTGCCCGGATAATTCGTTCATGCGTGATACACGCTCGCTTTTTTCGAGCAAGCTTTCCCAGGTAATTAAACATCCTGCATCGTTAGCTGCTTGCTTGGCGCCAAGCGCACCGTCTGCATAGCCAAGCTTTGCCTGCACGTTTCGGCGCAATTGTTCTATGCGTTCCAGCTCAACTAACAGCGCCTGTTTTTTCAGGGCTATAGCAGAGAGCGCATCTCCGTCAATGCTGCCTTTAGTAAGCTGTGCTTGTTCATCTGAGAGCAGCAGCACTAATTCATCAAGGCGTTGTAATTGATCTGAGAGCAGTCGTGAAAGACCCATAATCGTTCGCTTATAAATCTTTTAAATTAGCAATTAAGCCGTCAGCAATGCGATCCGCGCGAATCTCTAGCTTCCCTTCACGAATAGCTTCGCGAATTTCTTCAACTTTTGCCGTATCGATATCGTGTGAGCTATCCGTATGCGTTTGGCTAAGTTGCGTTGCTGAGCGTGTCGCGCTGTCTGCTTCGGCTGGCTTATTGCCCGCTATTTTCTGTGCTTCATCACGCTGCTGCGCCTGATTAGAACGTAGCAACGGATTGATATTATCGATTTTCACGTTGTTTGCCTCATCGTCAACGTTGGTGCGGCATGCGCTGTATTATCTACTATCGGCCTGGGTAGTAAGGACTTTAGGCATTAGATTAAAAATCTATCACCAATGTTCCTTGGCCAATGACGCGTGCGGTGACTAACTCCCGCGTATCAAAGCGCACACGAATACGCTCGCCTTGTGCACCATCAGACAAGGCCTCTCCGTCGCGTGACACTCGGAAACCAGCGCCTTCTGCTATGATAGTGACGCGCTGCCCTCGTTTCACCACTTGAGGCGCTTGAAGATAGTGGGACTGGAAAGTACTGCCGCTTCGAATAGGCCGCTGCGCGACCATACCGATAATGTCGTCTTGGTCGGTAAGTGCTTGGGCGGCTAGATCCCCAAGATTGCCTTCGCGTGATGTCAGCATATCGCTCGTGATGAGCGTGCCCCTATCAATATCCTGCCCAGCCACGGCGTAACTACCAATGATATCAATTTGCGCCTGGATATACCGCACTTGACGACGATTTTCGCCACAGCGCACGCCGACCGAAATGCGCCCGATAGGGGATTGATTAGCATTTGGGAAAAAGGGTTCGGGTTCAATGCACTCAGGTAAATGTGCAGAAGGAGGTGAGATATCAATCATCACTTCCTGGCCAAGCGATTGAGATTCTTGATAGAGGAACTGTTGAACGGTATCCATCAACCGTTGGTTATTGGCATGCGCGTTAAATGAAAAGCCAAGGCTGAGCAGTGATAGGCAAAGTATTTGCTTAATAGTCGCCAGATAGTATCGCGTTGGGCGCAGTGGGTGTGGCATGGGAAAGTCGCTCAATCGAAGGGAGGCAGATGGTAATCATCAACCGTGCAGTGTAGTGCAAAAGTACCCTGTGCATCATATGAAATGCTGGTGTAAACGGCAGCTGTTCCATGCTTTAGGCTGACGATGCGAAGCCTATTATTCATCATCAATAATATCCGTTTTAATTTGCTTCTCAGCGAACGAGGGTTGGCATGATTGACCAGCTTGAATCTGCCTTTAACTATCACCAGCAGGCACTGGGCTTGCGTCAAGCGCGTCACGACGTGCTAGCAGCCAATATTGCCAATGCCGATACGCCTAACTATAAAGCGCGCGATCTCGACTTTGCCAGTGAGCTTAAGAAAGCGGTTGCGGGCAGTCAGTCACAGCAGCAGCAAAATGGCGCGCTGCCGCTCGCACGAACCTCAGAACGTCATCTGCAAGGTGAAGGCCCTGCATGGCGTGGTGTAGGCAGTGCAGAGCTGCTTTATCGCATTCCCGATCAGCCCAGCTTGGATGGCAATACGGTCGATATGGATCGTGAGCGGACACAGTTTGCAGACAATGCTGTTCGTTACCAAGCCGCACTAACCATCATGAATCGCCGAATTCAGGGCCTGAAAAACGCGATGCAGCCGGAATAACCGAGCGGTAGGAGAAAGTAATCTATGTCGATGTTTTCAGCCTTTGATATTGCTAGTTCTGCTATGAGCGCCCAGGCGCAGCGTATGAATGTTACCGCTAGCAATATGGCCAATGCCGACAGCATTGCAGGCCCTGATGGCGAGACCTATCGGGCCAAACAAGTGATATTTGAAACCCAAGCGCACAATAATCGATATGGCGTCGGTGGCGTACGTGTCACCGATGTCGTTGAAGACGACGCTCCGCTACGCCTGGAATATATGCCCAGCCATCCTGCTGCGGATGAAGACGGCTATGTCGCCAAGCCCAATGTTGAACCTGTGCATGAAATGGTCAACATGATCTCGGCGTCGCGTTCCTATCAGGCCAACGTAGAAGTATTCAATACAACGAAGCAGATGATGGTGCAGACGCTATCACTGGGTGAGGGTTAATTATGAGCACAATCGACCCGGCAACACTTTCGGCGATTAATGGCGGCGGCAGTGGTTCCCAGTTAAAGCAGAGCGCATCAGATGAGTTGCGCAGCAGCTTTCTAACGCTACTGATTACTCAGCTACAGAATCAAGATCCGCTGAATCCGATGGAAAATGCGGAAATGACCTCCCAGATTGCACAAATTAATACGGTAAGTGGGATTGAGCAGCTGAACACCACTTTGCAAAGCATTACTAGCCAAATGGATGCCAACCAAGCACTGCAAGCAAGTGGCTTGATTGGCCAAGGCGTGATGGTGCCTGGCAACAAGGTCATGCTAGAGCAAGATAGTGAAGGAAAACCCTATACGACACCCTTTGGTATCGAGCTTGCTAAACCCGCCGACCAGCTTACCGCAGTGATTGTTGGCCAAGGTGGCGAGGTGATCAGGCGCTATAACTTGGGTGCGGTAGAGGCTGGTGTGCAGTCTTTCCAGTGGGACGGTAAAAACGAACAGGGCGAAGCCGCTGCCAGTGGTCGTTATACAGTTCAGCTAGAGGCTAAAGATACTGAGGGTGAAACACTAGATTCAACCGCATTGAACTATGCGGTTGTTAATAGTGTGACTCCTAATGATGGTAGCGGAAATATTCAGCTGGATTTAGGGGCTGTTTACGGACAGGTTCAGTTGAATCAAGTCAAACAGATTCTTTAAGCAACGTGTAAGTAAAACAACATTTTTACAGCAAGAACGTCTTAACTAAAAAGACGTTTTGATGAGGAACGTATTATGTCATTTACAACGGCAGTAGCTGGTCTTAACGCACAATCAGAAAAGTTAAACTCTGCGGGTAACAACATCGCTAACTCGCAAACCGTTGGCTACAAGCGCTCTGACGTGCTGTTCTCTGATGTGTTTGCGGCCTCGCGGGGCATTGGTGTGCAGGTATCAGATGTGCGCCAGAACTTCACCCAGGGCAGTATCGAGAGCACGGGGCGTAACCTGGATTTAGCGATTTCCGGTGAAGGCTTTTACCGCCTAGAGCGCCCAACCGGTGAAGTCGGTTATTCGCGTAACGGTGAGTTCGGCATTACCGCCGCCGGCGATATTGTTAATGCCCAGGGTGACCGTTTAATGGGTTACGGCATGGATCGCGGTGTGGTGGCAGACACACCCGAACAACAGGCCTTCCCTTTCTCAAACGTGTTGGTGGGCGGCGCTCCGCAGGCATTAAATGTGCCCGTTGATGATATTCCGGCTAAAGCGACCACCGAAGTAAATGCGCTATTAAACCTGGATGCCAGGGCAGTAAATGGCCAAGACTTAAATACGCTTGAAGTTAAAGAGAATGATGAAGCAACGGAAGCAGAAGTTGACGTCAACTATCATTTTTCCAATAACTTTACGGCCTATGATTCCTTGGGTAACGCGATAAACGTTGCCACTTATTTTGAAAGGGTCGGTGAGAATAGTAACCAATGGAATGTAGTGGCTGTAACCGACGGGGTATACCGAGGCGCATTCACGTTGGACTTTACCCAAAGCGGTAGATTGCGAACTAATGCGGATGGCGTTGTTACGGGTATTGGGGAGAGTGCTAACCCAGCAGGAGGTGCAGTTGTAACACCAGATGACGACACTGGCGAAACGCGCGTCAGTATTGCTGGCATCCCCGGCGGCGTAGATGCTGAAGATCTTACTTTAGAGTTTAAGTTTGATGGTACTACCCAATTCGCCGCTGATTCACTGCAAAAAGAGCTGAACCAGGATGGCTTCACCTCTGGTGCACTGGCCGGTATTACCGTCACCGAAACAGGCGTTATCCAGCGTAACTTTACCAATGGTGAAACCCGTGCTGCGGGCCAGATTGCGCTAGCCAGCTTCCGTAATGAAGAGGGTCTTCAGCCGCTGGGCAACAACTTGTGGGCGGCGACGAACACCTCTGGTTTGGAAAATCTAGGGGCGCCGGGTACTGGTCGTCTGGGGCAGATCCAAGCAGAAGCGGTAGAAGCGTCTAACGTCGACTTAGCCAGTGAGCTGGTAGATACCATTGTGGCGCAGCGCTCTTACCAGGCTAACTCCAACACCATCAGCACCCAGGACGAGCTCCTGCAGACCATTATTAACCTGTAATCAGCTTTGATAATGACGTGATGCTGCACTAAGGAGTCAGTTGTGGATCGTATGCTATACACCGCCATGAGCGGCGCCAAACACACGATGGACCAGCAGGCAGTGATAAGCAATAACCTGTCGAATGTGTCTACTGCAGGCTTTCGCGCTCAGTTGCAAGCTGCGCGTTCAGTCCCGGTAGAGGGCGCTGGGCTACTCGACACGCGGGTCTCGGCGGTGACGACCACCCCTGGCACCGATTTTTCGCAGGGCCCTACTGAACGCACGGGTCGAACCCTCGATATCGCTATGCAGGATGATGCCTGGATGGCGGTGCTAGGCGAGGACGGCACTGAGGCGTACACCCGGCGAGGCGATCTGCAGCTGGACAGTGATGGCGTACTGCTTAGTGTTGGGCGTCCGGTAATGGGGGAAGGTGGCCCCATTGCCTTGCCGCAAGGTGCGCAAGTATCCATTGGTGCGGACGGCACTATCAGCGCTATTCCCCAAGGTGAGGGGCCGGCAGCACTGGTCGATGTCGGCCGCATCAAGCTTGTCACGCCCGATGAGCAGGCATTAACGCGCGGTGAAGACGGGCTGTTTCGTGGTCCATTGAATGAGGAAGGCGTTGCCGCTGTGCTTCCAGGTGATGAGGATGCCCGAATTGTCAGTGGTGCCCTAGAGGGCAGTAACGTCAGCGCTGTAGATGCCATGGTGTCTATGATTGATGTTGCCCGCCGTTACGACATGCAAATGAAAATGCTCAGCACGGCGGATGAGAACGCTCAGCGTGCTAACAGCATTTTATCTATTCAGGGCTGATAGCAGCCTCTCAGCCAAGGGAACACGCTTATGATTAAGTCCTTGTGGACAGCCAAAACGGGACTGGAGTCTCAGCAAACCAAGCTAGACGTTATTTCCAATAACCTAGCGAACGTAAGCACAAACGGGTTTAAACGTTCCCGCCCTGTGTTTGAAGATCTGCTCTATCAAAATATGCGCCAGCCCGGTGCGCAAAATAATATTCAGGATCGCCTGCCTTCTGGTATGCAAATAGGTACCGGTGTGCGTGCGGTAGCGACTGAGCGTCTGCATACCCAAGGTGGCCTCGAAGAAACCAGTAACTCCCGCGATCTGGCGATCAATGGAGAAGGCTTTTTTCAAGTGTTACTGCCTGATGGCACCGTTGGCTACACCCGCGACGGCAGTTTTCAGCTCAATGAAAATGGCCAAATGGTGACCGCTAATGGTTATCCATTAGAGCCGGCTATTTTTGTTCCTGCTAACGCCTTGTCGGTCACGATTGGTGAAGATGGTACGGTCAGTGTGCGCCAACCTGGTATCGCCCAAGATGCTGATATTGGCCAGATCAACGTAGCGTCGTTTATTAATCCAGCAGGCCTGGAGAGCGTTGGCGGTAACTTGTACTTGGAAACAGGTGCTTCTGGTGCGCCCAACCAAAATGTTCCCGGTAATAATGGTGCAGGCAGGTTATTCCAAGGCTATGTAGAAACCTCAAACGTGAATGTGGTTGAGGAGATGGTCAATATGATCCAAACCCAACGCGCCTACGAAATTAATAGTAAGGCGGTATCGACCAGCGACGAAATGTTAGCGCGCTTGAGCCAGCTCTAACGGTATTGATGAATAGGGCTTACTAAACAGGGCTTACTAACAGGTCGCATTATGTTGGATTTACACGCTGCTTCACGTCGTTTTTTGTTAGTTGGCCTTGCGCTGTTTATTTTATTTGCGGCGGGTTGCGCGCAAATTCCGCGGGCCTCGGTGGTCGGTGAACAAGAGCAGATTAACATTGTGGATCGGCCGCCGCCGATCGCTAATGGCTCCATTTATCAAGCGCGCCGTGGTTATCAGCCGCTGTTTGAAGATCGCCGTCCGCGTTCTATTGGCGATATTTTGACCATTGTGCTCGATGAAGAGGTGAGTGCTAGCAAAAATGCCCGATCCAATGCAGATCGTTCGGGGAGTGCCAGCCTAGAGCTTGCGCAGCTGCCTGACGTGCTGGATACATTGGCCGAGTATGGTTTCGATGTGTCGGGGGAGAGTGACTTTGCGGGTGGCGGCGGCTCCCAGGCCAATAATACCTTCACGGGTACCATCACCGTATCGGTATTAGAAGTGATGAATAACGGCAACTTGCGGGTACGCGGCGAAAAGCAGATCGCGATTAACCAGGGAACAGAATTCATTCGTTTTTCTGGGGTGGTTAACCCACGCACAATTACTGCGCAAAACACCGTGCCTTCAACCCAAGTGGCAGATGCAAGAATTGAGTATGTCGGCGATGGCTATATCAATGAAGCGCAGCACATGGGCTGGTTACAGCGCTTTTTCTTAAATGTATCGCCGTTTTAAGCCAGTTACTCGGCCCGCTAACAGAGACCTATCATGGCTATGCAGTTAAACCGTTATCGTGGTGTTAAGCACTGGCTACGTTGTGTCGCTATGTTGACGGCACTCTTTGCCGTTAGTTGTGTATTGGCGATGCCAGCCGCAGCGGAACGGGTGCGTGAACTATCAAGCTTTGCCGGGGTGCGCGATAACCAGTTGGTTGGCTACGGTTTGGTCGTGGGGCTGGATAGTACCGGCGACCAGACCACCCAGGCGCCGTTTACCAGCCAAAGCTTGACGAACATGCTTTCTCAGTTAGGCGTTACGGTGCCGGCTGGTACTAACTTACAGCTGCGCAACGTTGCTGCGGTCATGGTCACCGCTGACTTACCACCGTTCTCACGCCCAGGTCAGCGCTTGGATATCGTGGTGTCTTCGATTGCTAATGCCCGCAGCTTACGCGGTGGAACGCTGTTAATGACCCCACTGAAAGGTGCCGATGGTGATACCTATGCCATTGCCCAGGGCAATATGCTAGTGGGTGGCGCAGGTGCTCAATCAGGTGGCAGCAGTGTTCAGATCAATCAACAAGCATCCGGGCGCATTCCTAATGGGGCGTTGGTTGAGCGGGAAGTGCCGCTAAATCTTGGCGGTAACGGCGGACGCTTAGAGCTACAGCTTAATGAGTCAGATTTCGGCACGGTACAACGCATGGTAACGGCCATTAATAACGAATTTGGCCAGTCGGTAGCGTATGCGCGCAATGGGCGGGTGATCGCACTTGATGGCCCGATGGATGAAAACGCCCAGGTTAACTTTATGGCACGTGTAGAAAATGTGCAGGTGACACCCATGGAAGCGCCCGCGCGGGTCGTACTCAATGCGCGGACGGGGTCCGTCGTCATGAATAGCGCTGTCACTCTACGCCAAGCAGCCGTTGCCCACGGCAACCTCTCTATCATGATTGATACCCAATTTGGGGTTAGCCAGCCAGCCCCCTTTGGTGAAGGCGAAACGGTGGTTGTGCCCAATACGGATATTGAAATTGAGCAGCAGGAAGCGTTTCTGCAAATCGTAGAAGGTGCCCAATTGAATGAAGTGGTCAATGCACTCAATGCATTGGGAGCCACTCCCCAAGACTTAATGTCGATTCTTGAAGCGTTGAAGGCTTCTGGATCGCTTCGCGCAGAGCTTGAGGTTATTTAAATGAGCATTGGCGATATGACCAGCCAATTCGCGCTGGACATGAACGGCTTTCAGCGCCTGCAGCACAACGCCCGAGTGGATCCTGATGCCGGTGTACACGGCGCTGCCCAGCAGTTTGAAGCCCTGTTTGTGCAGATGATGATGAAAAGCATGCGTGATGCTACCCCTTCTTCTGGTCTGTTGAGCAGTTCGACAACGGATACTTACCAGCAGATGCTGGATCAGCAGTGGTCGCAAGTGATCTCGTCTAAAGGCATGGGATTGGCGGATATGTTGGTGGAACAGCTGCAGCGCCAAGGGGCGGTCAATCATAAGTCAGATAGCGCTGACCAAGAACTGCAAGCGCTGATCGCGGGTATACCGCGCGGCACCCCGAGGGTGTTGGATGAGCCACTGCAGCCGAATCGCGGTGGTTATGCGCCCGCATCGGGTAGTGGGCGGTTCTTAGCTGAACTAGACGCGATTAGCCAACCGTCAGCCGCTGAGACAAGCAATACCAGCACGGCGTCGACCGTTACCTCATCAGCCACTTCCGCCGCGGCACCTGCCGGTTTCGGCCATGCACCCGATCACGTTCAGCGCTTCTTAACGACGTTAGCGGCCCCTGCCCAGGCAGCTAGTGATGCCACCGGTGTGCCAGCTGAGCTTATTTTGGCACAAGCAGCGTTAGAAACAGGCTGGGGACGCCATGAAATTGCCACGCAACACGGCGGCAATAGCCACAACTTGTTTGGTATTAAG includes the following:
- the flgJ gene encoding flagellar assembly peptidoglycan hydrolase FlgJ, coding for MSIGDMTSQFALDMNGFQRLQHNARVDPDAGVHGAAQQFEALFVQMMMKSMRDATPSSGLLSSSTTDTYQQMLDQQWSQVISSKGMGLADMLVEQLQRQGAVNHKSDSADQELQALIAGIPRGTPRVLDEPLQPNRGGYAPASGSGRFLAELDAISQPSAAETSNTSTASTVTSSATSAAAPAGFGHAPDHVQRFLTTLAAPAQAASDATGVPAELILAQAALETGWGRHEIATQHGGNSHNLFGIKAGSHWQGKTTDIVTHEYIDGRRTQIVDSFRVYDSFEHAFTDYANLIGNNPRYAGVVQAADAHQAAHELQRGGYATDPHYANKLVAVMNTMGPIATGREFLADSR
- a CDS encoding flagellar basal body P-ring protein FlgI, which codes for MLTALFAVSCVLAMPAAAERVRELSSFAGVRDNQLVGYGLVVGLDSTGDQTTQAPFTSQSLTNMLSQLGVTVPAGTNLQLRNVAAVMVTADLPPFSRPGQRLDIVVSSIANARSLRGGTLLMTPLKGADGDTYAIAQGNMLVGGAGAQSGGSSVQINQQASGRIPNGALVEREVPLNLGGNGGRLELQLNESDFGTVQRMVTAINNEFGQSVAYARNGRVIALDGPMDENAQVNFMARVENVQVTPMEAPARVVLNARTGSVVMNSAVTLRQAAVAHGNLSIMIDTQFGVSQPAPFGEGETVVVPNTDIEIEQQEAFLQIVEGAQLNEVVNALNALGATPQDLMSILEALKASGSLRAELEVI